Below is a genomic region from Mustela lutreola isolate mMusLut2 chromosome 1, mMusLut2.pri, whole genome shotgun sequence.
GCATCTCTTCTGGGcaaggcactgtgccaggtgccAGGGATATGGGagtgaacaaaatagaaactagaaaCAGTCCCTCTCCCCGTGGCCCTGAGAATCCAGTGGGATAGATGGGAATCCACAGTTCATCACCCAAAGAAACGTACTTGTATGTGGCCGGGGCCACAGAGGGAAAAGGTCCCAGGGTTCGAGGAGAGGGCAGAATGGGGGACCGAACTCAGGCTCCCTCTAGGTCCCGGAAGACCTTCAGAAGCTTGAAACCAGgctgggcgggggcaggggctggaggggagagCGTAACCATGTTTATAGCATTCCCCACATCATTAAAAACTCTTTGTGAATatagtttttaaaggttttatgtatttatttgtcagagagagagggagacagagaaagcacgcacaagcagggcagaggcagaaggagagggagatacgGGCTCACAGCTGAGCCCCACGCGGGACTGGAttctaggacgctgggatcatgacctgaaccgaaggcagatgcttaaccgactgagtcacccaggtgtccctttttgtGAACCTTTTTTGCAAATACTTTAAATGTGGATCTTCCTAACCAATCCCTCACATGCTTTTAAGATAATTCCGTTGTCTCCGCTTGGGAGATTTGTAATGTTTTTACTATTAGAAATGACAGGGGAAGACTGTCTACCGGGCAGTGTCTCTAAGTCTTGGCCGCAGGAAGGTCCCGGGAGTCATCTCATTTCATGTTTATGATGAGCTGCAGTGGGGAGCCTATTGTTCCCGGTCTGCAGCGCGAGTGCCCAGCGCTAGGAGACATTAAATGATCTGCCTGAGTCACACGGTTTGAGAGGGATCCAGCTGGAGAAAGGAATCTAGAACGTTCCAGTTCTGACATGTGGACTCTAATCTCTATGCAGCTGTCACGGTTATTTCTGGAGGACAGGTTCCCAGAAGTGAAACTGCTGGCTCAGACGGGCTTTGTTTGTTGCTGCGGTCCTTAGGGCTGTTGACTTACGGGCTCCCGACACCCCACAcgaatgttaaaaagaaaacatgcttGGTGGCAGGGGATGCCTGCTAGGCTCTGCACGCTGGTTCTCCCTGTGGGGCCCTCCCTCCGCGTGACTGTAAGTCCACTCTGTGCACCCTGCCTTGCCCCCCAAATGCAACCCAGCAGCATCCCTACCACATCAGCCACTCGGCAAGCGTTGACTATGTGCCTATGCTTTCCTGAGCACGTCTGTTGGAGCAGGGGCGGCAAGTGCTTCTCGCACCCCTGGATGGCCATGCTGGGTGTGGTGTACAGGGCCCCAGGGCGGTGTTCAGCTGAGCCCCTGACAGCCCCTGACAGCTTCCCCGCCAGCCAACGGGGGCCTCAGCCTCTCCTTCAGTGTTGATGCCTCCTTCCTTTCCATGGAATCCCACGGGCCTGGGAGACACTAGAGGATGAGTGTCCCATTTTCTTAGGCTCCAGGCAAGGTGACTTCATTTCTCCCGTCCTCACTCACCTCCGTCTCATGTCCCCTTAGCATCTTGCCCAGGCTACCCAGTCCGAGGTCCTGTTCTGTTCTGCTTGGGGCTGTGGCCTGAAAAGTTGCCACTCCCCTGGGCTGGGGGGAAGCTTTCTCTTCTCCCATGTGGACACCCACCCCTGCATTTCCTATCCTTTGCAGAATGGGGGGCACAACTCAAGATGATTTTCTGGGGCACACAGGATAACGGAACTTAGTAGATGAATTTAGTATTGAATAATGCGtggtaagaaaaatatttaggggtgcctggtggctccgttggttggggTTTTTCGACCATTGCTTTAGAAAAGTTGTAACAGactacattttcttctctgtatcttGCTTCATTCCTCAACATAGCATGGGAATCCCTCCAACTGGTGTAACTCCAGTTCACTCTTTATAAAGGCTACAGAAGCTGACATGCTGTAAATGGACCATAATTCATTCCATTTTCCCAACGAATGAGCACTCAGTCTGTTTCCAGTGATTAATTATCTGAGAACCATGGTCgcttttttaaagcaatgaacacttaaaaaaacatttttttaatttatttgcgggggaggcgcagaggggagagagaatatcaaacAGAGTCtgggctgagcgcagagcctgacatgggacttgatcccatgagcctgagatcatgacctgagctgaaatcaagcatcggacacttaaccaactgagccacccagatgcccctgcaatGAATGTTTCTATATTCAAGTATCTTAACGCTGTAAAGCAAATTCCCAGGAAAAGGTAGCggttcctttttaaataaatttagtgcATCAAAAAGTGACTCAATCtaaagaaaactgtaaagtatGCAAGCCGGCAAAGGCAGtaatgctcctgggggagcgccCATCCTACATTGGGCCCTCGGGGAACAGAGGCCCggatggaaggggaggggaaggtaaATTCTGCTTTTGTTCCTATAGGCACAGGGCTCAGAAAACACAAATGCCGGGATCCCTTCTTGGGATGGGGACAGGAAAATGCCTGtgacccagaaaaacaaaaacaaacccctgAGTATGCACAAACAGCTTTGGTGACAGCTCTCCTTGCAACTGATGGTTCCTGCTGGCTCCTCCATCAGTCAGTCAATCAACAATCACTGAGGTGGGCATGcggggtgggtgaggggaggggacacAGGGCTGGTTCAGCCTTGGGCCCTGTTCTCTAGAGTTTTGTGGTCTAGCAGAAGGTGCGTAAGTTTTCACCTATAAGAGAGTGGTTCCCCAGACCCAGAGAGCCCTCCACAgaagcacacacacgcacacacacacacacagacgcacagAGACACTCACACACAAATGGTCACAGCTATGCACTCACACGCCCcaacacaaccacacacacatgtgcaaacACACTGCAGCCAGCACCCTAGTCTCCCCCGTGCCCACCCCGTGCGTGGATTGAAAACCactctggggctctggggccgTTGCTGTGGGAACCGGGATTCTGCCATCCTAATTTGTGGGCCTCTGAATTCTTGCTCTGAATATTGCATTAGCCATGGAGTCTGTGCTCTGAATTCTGAGTCCCCTCCAGGGGGTCAGCCTGGGCAGCCAACCAGGGAGTTGGTGAGGACAGGCAATTCTAGGCCTGATTACTTTCTGTCTGAATGATGGAGTGGCCCCGATGGATGCTTGTAGGGGAACTGCGCCAGCCGGCAGGGGTGTGGGCGATCCTGCCAGCACATTTAGGTTTGAGCGCAAAGTATCagctcggggtggggggaggggctgagactAGTAGCAGCCGCCAGAGCCTATAGCTTCTCTCCGTTAGGCTAGGCCAGGCTGGGCTCAGGTAACAAGCACAGGCTGAAATCTTTATGGCTTAACCCCACAAAGGTTCACTTTCTGGTTTTAGGCttttttgggttcttttttaGTTTGGAGGGATTTGGGGGGCACCCAGATCTGAACTGGAATACAGGTTCACTTCTTATGCAAGATTCTAGCGTGGCCAGCATCCCCCGCCCTCTTGCAGTCGCATTAGGGCCTCAAATAGGGGCACATCTGAGAAAAAAGAGATGGAGGACACTCACCACCTCTTACCTCCATTGACATGGCAGGGAGCGCACGTCCTTCTTCCCAGACAGCAATGGCCCCACCTAAGTAAGAGACCCTGCGTGCAGGCAAGCTCCTCTGGGAGCACCACGGTCTCTGCCACGGTCCCCTCTTTGTGCTTCCACTCTGGACGGtccctgcccagtgtggagccgaTCCCCTGGAGACAGTTCAGAACCAGGTTCTGCTTCTTGCTGAGCTGGGTGGCCTCAGGCCATGGACTGGTCAGGGACCCACGAGGAAATGGGTGGCACGATCAAGATAGGAGCATTTGAAGGGGCTTATTTACAAAGGGTGAGGTCCGCAGGAACTGGAAGCCAAGGAGCTCTTGCCACCCAGGGCCCAAGGAGGCGAGAGCAGGGAGTGGTCAGTGAGACCGGAAGGAGAGAGTCAAGGCGAGGAGCCACCACCTTCAGTGGGGGACCTCACAGAGAAGGAGTCAGGGGAATGAGCACCgccactcccctctcctccctccctcctaggTCCGCTGTGGCTCCCCATTGGCTGAGCCAAACTGAAActaaagtccaaaaaaaaaaaaatcagcccatCATGGCCATGTGGACAGAGGCTCTGGAGGGAAGAACGGACATCCCTTGGCATAGGAGATGGACTTCTGTCTTTGGGCCTCGCTTTGCGTTTGTAAAAAGTGAATGTTCCTATCTAATGGTGTGGTTGAAGGGAAATGGAATGATACGTGCAAAAAACACATGTACTGGCATGTGTTCGGCCCTCAGTGACTGTGAGTTTTTCTGTATCTGAAAGTGCTGTACAGCGGGATGGTGCCACCCCAGGATGCACCAATTGCCCTAAAGTCTGGCATGAGTGTCTCAAACAGATTTcccaaatgaaaatgtttttcctaACTATATTGTTTCCTAACAATAACCCCCATTTTGGAGCTTCTGTATGTCAAGGATAGTACAGACATTGACTTCTCTTAGCAAAACACAACTTCCTTAGGTGTTGTGGCCAACAAACTGGGACTCTGGCCGAGAGAGGTTGGTAACCCATCCATGGTCACTCAGCCAGTAAGTAGGTCTGTCCCCAAAGCCCACCATTGTTCCTCCACTCAGATCTCCGAGTGCATTCATTCAATTCAAAGACAAAGTAGATGTGGCAGCAACAACAGAGCTTGAGAATTTCCCTACCCTGAATGGAGGCAACTCGGCCCGAGGTGTTTCAAAATCCCCTGTAGCCCCTGCTCCAGAAAGTGGCCCTTAACCTTCAAGGGGCCTCTGTGCCCTCTACCCCTGAGCTTGCTCACCCACCACGCCTGCTGCTGGTTGCTTCCAGGTCACCCATCTCCAGCACCATCTGACCAGCCCAGcaccagccaagcagagagccagcgCTTGGAGCCAGGTGAGGAGAGAATCTTTCTGGGGGCCCGCAGCCCGCTTATGGAGACCAAGCAGATGGTGTCCCGGGTGATGGGAAAGGGAGATGACTTTGAAGGGATCAGGGAGGCTCCCTAACTTCAGACAACACTTCTTCCTGAATCAATGCCCAAAGTGCCACAGTTCCATTCACTCTGAGAGCTTAAAGCCACCATTTTCAAAAAGCCACTGATCAAAGGTCACATACGCAGGGGCATAAGGTTCAGTGAGCCTTTTAAAGGGATTTGTTGCGAACAAGCTAAAGGACTCTTGGTGCGGGTGGGATGCGTCCTTGATTAACTCAACAGATATCTATTAAGCTCCTCCTCTGAACAAAGCTGTGCGCCACAATAGCTGCCCTTAGCCCCCTTCTCCTGACTCTAAGGAGAACCAGGTTCAGGCCTAAAAGGGGGCTCAGGGATGAACCAGCCcagccccattttgcagattgGAAGGCTGAGGTCTAGAGCCCAGGGGATATTGTCCAAGATAAGGCAGTGGCGCCCCTGGCAGCCGGGCATGCCCACTCCCATCCCTGAGACCTGCTGTCCCGATGGGTGGAGGCCTCAGCTGGCATCCTACACCTCCAGGACAGAGGCTCGGAATCCGCCTGGTGAACGGGAGCAACCACTGCAGCGGGACCGTGGAGGTCTGGCTCAAGCTGTCCTGGGAGCCCGTGTGCGGGGCACTCTGGGACAGCCTGGCCTCTGAAGCCGTGTGTCTTGCACTGGGCTGCGGGGGGGCCTGGGAAACCACACAGCCCACCTTGCCGTTTTTGGAGAAGCTGCCTGGGCCAGGCGTGGGGAACTCCAGTGCGGCCCCAAACTCCACGCTGGCCCTGGCGCCCGCCGTCCTGTGCAGAAGTCCCGACTGGAAGCTGTGCAAAGTGGTGGAACATGCGTGCAACAGCAGCGGGATGCCGGCCAAGGTCACCTGTGCAGGTACCCGCGGACCGCCCCCTGCGCCCTGCCCGCCCCACCCTCAGGCCTTCAGCCATTGTCCCTCACTCCTGTCCCCAGTCCTCGCCACTGCGCCCAAGCCTTACCCTCCAAACGTccccccgtcccccaccccaccccagtcgCAAACAGAGCTGGTTCCCACGCTGGAGGACTGCAGCATTGCCTCATCTCCACTCCAAGCACGTCCTCTGATCAGGCCCCAGACCACTCCCCTACTAGATCTTCCGTTTGACCACTTGGGTCCCCAATCCTTACTGGGTCTCTGGTCCTTACTGGGTCTCTGGTCCTTACTGGTCTCGCGCCTTCTCTCAGATAGGACCTCGATCTCTGCCCCTACCTCCCCCGTACAGGTTCCGCAGTGTCCCTTAGCATTGTCACTTTCCAGCCCCAACCTGCTCTTCAGGCCCCGCCCACCAGGTTACTAGCCCCTCCCACCAGCTCCGGCAGCCCACCCATGGGTGTCCAGCTCCGCCCCCAGGTCCCTAGTTCTGAGGAGTTCCCCACCTGTCCATCAGGACCCCAGTCCTAACAGGGTTCCCCAGTCCTGCCCACCGAATTACCCGCTCCTCTCATTGGATCCACAGCCGCCACCCTCCGTTCCTCAACCGCCTGCAAACCCTTGCCCCTCCTCCCGCAGAGAACCGCGCCCTGCGGTTGGTGGGCGGCAGCAGTCGGTGTGCAGGCCGCGTGGAGATGCTGGAGCAAGGCCAGTGGGGCTCGGTGTGCGACGACACGTGGGACCTGGAGGATTCCCACGTGGTGTGCAGGCAGCTCAGCTGCGGCTGGGCGATTCAGGCCGTGCCCGGCTTGCACTTCGCCCCTGGCCAAGGACCCATCCACCGGGACCAGGTGAACTGTTCAGGGGAAGAGACCTACCTGTGGGACTGCCCGGGCTTGCCAGGAGACGGGTACTGTGGCCACAAGGAGGACGCTGGCGTGGTGTGCTCAGGTCAgcaagaggggggtgggggtcagaaCCTAGGGGCAGCCCCCAACCCATAGGGAAGGCCTGGGTGCAGGGGAGGGATGGCCCCTGCTGATGTGAGGTCCAGTCCCCCAGGGAGGGTAAGATCCAGGCAAGCGCAATCCGAGGGACAGAACCTGGGAAAGGAAGCCGGGTGGAGTTTAGAGGTGGCGGGGGATCCAGAGTTGGAGGGACAAACCtgtccacctcctggaggaaacGACATGAAAGGGGAGACTCTTCCCCAGTGCGAGTTGGTCACCTGATTCAGAACAACAAggggagacagaggcagggaggccCCTGAGGAGGCCGTGGGCAGTGCGGAGGAGGCCATGCAGTTCCGGTGGGTGAGACCTTCTCTTAAATGTGCGTaggaatggggagtgggggtCTCGGGAAAGATGCATTCTGACTCAAGAGGTCCGAGCAGAGCTTGAGACTGCATTTCTCACACGATTCCACGCCATGCTGACGCTGCTGGTCCGCGGCCCACAGTTTGAGTAGCCCGCCGGCCTGCCATGCCGACCAGAGTGGGCAGagcagatggggggggggcgtTAGACGGAGGAGAGAAAGCACTCGGGATCCAGAGGCAGACCGGCTGCGGGCGTTTGCATTCATGAGTCCGGTCTGGTGCGGGGTTCGGCCCAAAGCACCCCGACCTGACTCTGCCCCCGTGCCCCACCTCTCCCCTGCAGAGCACCAGTCCTGGCGCCTGACTGGGGGCCGCGACCCCTGCGAGGGGCAGGTGGAGGTACACTTCCGTGGGGTCTGGAGCACAGTGTGTAACAGTGAGTGGTACTCACCGGAGGCCCACGTGCTCTGCCAGGCCTTGGGCTGTGGCACCGTGGTCAGAATCCCCAGCGGGCAGCCCCACTCCCTGCCGGGCAGAATGTACTACTCGTGCACGGGGAAGGAGTCCACCCTGTCGGATTGCTCCTGGCGGTTCAACAACTCCAACCTCTGTAGCCAGTCAAGCGCAGCCCGAGTCCTCTGCTCAGGTACCCCCTCCTCCCGGCCCCgcttcaccccctcccccagatttGCACCTGAATCAGAAGCCTGAGAACTTGCACTAGGTCAGGAATGACAAGGGTGCCCACATTAGAGGGGCCATTGTTTGCCGGCACTTACCACGAGCAGGCAGACAGGGCTAATCAAGCAGGTCATTCTTGCCCACAGAACCTCAACTCAGCCCCCAGATATTTACTAAGGCTTTATCATATGTTAAGCAGTGGCCTCTGTTGACTGGAATTGGCTCAGGAGATGAAACCAGCTGCTGTGCCAGGGCTGGGCTGGTGATCGTAGGTGGGTATAGGAAAATAATATTGGGGGACAAGAGTCTGGAGCCCCGATCACgtggcaggccctgggggagcaCCTGATACCTCTTCCCTCATCAAAGCCTCATGTCCACGTTATGAATTGGATCCTGCCCTATTTCACTAGATCTAAGGGGGCATGGGTATGTcacactattattattttatgtaccatAAAGGGCAAAAATGCTGCCAAAATAAAGTCACAGCATGTCATCGGTTGTAGCAATTGATGTCATCTCCCCagtttcagagatgttaaaatgtgttAGACCCAAAGAAATATGGCGTTAATGTCCCTGTGGAGTTGAGGCACGTGGCCGTGAACTCCTGCTGTGTCGCTCACCCATGCTGTGTCCGTGCCATGAGTATGTGGACACCGATCCTAGCCATTCCGCAGGGGAGCGAGAAAATCAGGGAATATCTACCAAGGGACTTTGTAAGCTCCATGCCTTGCCTGTGAAATGATTGTGGTAATGATCCTCATGTCGGCTTCGCGGCTCCCAAGGCCAATGGGAAGAGCGAACCCAAGACTTAACAGAGAAAGGGATCTGTGGTCTGTAGCAGAGTTTTACAGAAAGAAGAGATACTTCTTTTTATTACCTCTTATTCTAACTAAAGAAACTTCCCAGCGTCTAGTCCATGAGC
It encodes:
- the CD6 gene encoding T-cell differentiation antigen CD6 isoform X2 is translated as MAPDMWFFSVIVGLLTAALSGHPSPAPSDQPSTSQAESQRLEPGQRLGIRLVNGSNHCSGTVEVWLKLSWEPVCGALWDSLASEAVCLALGCGGAWETTQPTLPFLEKLPGPGVGNSSAAPNSTLALAPAVLCRSPDWKLCKVVEHACNSSGMPAKVTCAENRALRLVGGSSRCAGRVEMLEQGQWGSVCDDTWDLEDSHVVCRQLSCGWAIQAVPGLHFAPGQGPIHRDQVNCSGEETYLWDCPGLPGDGYCGHKEDAGVVCSEHQSWRLTGGRDPCEGQVEVHFRGVWSTVCNSEWYSPEAHVLCQALGCGTVVRIPSGQPHSLPGRMYYSCTGKESTLSDCSWRFNNSNLCSQSSAARVLCSGSRSLLNLSTPEVPASVEPVTVESSVTVKTEDWKSRELMLLILCIILGILFLGLLIFTAIIFLKVKGKYALPVMVNDQRLLNTTPDGINSYQDVPITIPKEEDSQRHRVTEEEAQQNRFRMPPLEEGLEEMRPSEIPPVGTGHHTADAPSMGSQHRPRSNSGSSTSSGEDYCNSPSRRIPPWTPQVFSAERSPLVEQPPSLELAGSRGTFSGPSADDSSSTSSGEWYQNFQPPPQPHSTEQFECPGSPAARPDSLDSEDYDDIGAA
- the CD6 gene encoding T-cell differentiation antigen CD6 isoform X1, whose product is MAPDMWFFSVIVGLLTAALSGHPSPAPSDQPSTSQAESQRLEPGQRLGIRLVNGSNHCSGTVEVWLKLSWEPVCGALWDSLASEAVCLALGCGGAWETTQPTLPFLEKLPGPGVGNSSAAPNSTLALAPAVLCRSPDWKLCKVVEHACNSSGMPAKVTCAENRALRLVGGSSRCAGRVEMLEQGQWGSVCDDTWDLEDSHVVCRQLSCGWAIQAVPGLHFAPGQGPIHRDQVNCSGEETYLWDCPGLPGDGYCGHKEDAGVVCSEHQSWRLTGGRDPCEGQVEVHFRGVWSTVCNSEWYSPEAHVLCQALGCGTVVRIPSGQPHSLPGRMYYSCTGKESTLSDCSWRFNNSNLCSQSSAARVLCSGSRSLLNLSTPEVPASVEPVTVESSVTVKTEDWKSRELMLLILCIILGILFLGLLIFTAIIFLKVKGKYALPVMVNDQRLLNTTPDGINSYQDVPITIPKEEVPQLPIQVQAPLPKDSDSSSDSDYEHYDFSAQPPVALTTFYNSQRHRVTEEEAQQNRFRMPPLEEGLEEMRPSEIPPVGTGHHTADAPSMGSQHRPRSNSGSSTSSGEDYCNSPSRRIPPWTPQVFSAERSPLVEQPPSLELAGSRGTFSGPSADDSSSTSSGEWYQNFQPPPQPHSTEQFECPGSPAARPDSLDSEDYDDIGAA